The Opitutales bacterium ASA1 genome window below encodes:
- the dctM gene encoding C4-dicarboxylate TRAP transporter large permease protein DctM, whose amino-acid sequence MAIVLLAVFVVLLLLEVPVVFCMLAASLAALLYAGVDPIIVGLEMSRAMSTFYPFLAVPFFILAGDLMNEGGLSRRITDLANALLGHRRGGLALVTTASAQMFGAVSGAASATCAAIGRLMIPAMEREGYPRAFSAALAACSGITGALIPPSIMLLIYGTVASVSIEKLFLAGVLPGLLMGASLAFVSWRYARSHAMPVRPRAQWSAVGRSALSAIWAVLLVIIIFGGIFGGVFTATEASAVAVVYALAVSLLVYRQVGVKDLPRIFVNAAKTTATLSFLIAAAGLFSWVLSVGNIPQLVTGALLGACDVVVGGFEGTLSPEAMAVLRLVVVLLVVNILLLCVGAFVDAGPALLIVVPILKPIGVELGIDPVHFGVIIVSNLVLGLVTPPVGTTLFVASGVGGVSLARIIPHALRFLPAMFVVQMLITFVPRISTFLPGVLGR is encoded by the coding sequence ATGGCCATCGTCCTTCTCGCGGTGTTCGTCGTCCTGCTGCTGCTGGAGGTCCCGGTGGTGTTCTGCATGTTGGCCGCTTCACTCGCGGCGCTGCTCTACGCGGGGGTGGATCCGATCATCGTGGGGCTGGAGATGAGTCGTGCGATGTCGACCTTCTACCCGTTCTTGGCGGTGCCGTTCTTCATCCTCGCGGGTGACTTGATGAACGAGGGTGGACTCTCGCGACGCATCACGGATTTGGCGAACGCGTTGCTCGGGCACCGGCGTGGTGGGTTGGCTTTGGTCACGACCGCCTCGGCGCAGATGTTCGGCGCGGTTTCCGGTGCAGCCAGCGCGACGTGTGCGGCGATCGGGCGACTGATGATTCCGGCGATGGAGCGAGAAGGTTACCCCCGTGCGTTTTCCGCGGCGCTGGCGGCTTGCTCGGGCATCACGGGCGCGCTGATACCGCCGAGCATCATGTTGCTCATTTACGGGACGGTCGCGAGTGTCTCGATCGAGAAGCTCTTCCTTGCCGGTGTGCTGCCGGGTCTGCTGATGGGAGCTTCGCTTGCGTTCGTGAGTTGGCGCTACGCTCGGTCGCACGCGATGCCGGTCAGGCCGCGGGCGCAATGGAGCGCGGTCGGTCGCTCGGCCTTGTCCGCGATATGGGCGGTGCTGCTGGTGATCATCATCTTCGGAGGCATTTTCGGGGGAGTCTTCACCGCGACGGAGGCATCCGCCGTGGCGGTGGTCTACGCGCTCGCGGTGAGCCTTCTCGTCTACCGGCAGGTCGGGGTGAAGGATCTGCCGCGCATCTTCGTGAACGCGGCGAAGACGACGGCGACGCTCAGTTTTCTGATCGCGGCTGCCGGGTTGTTTTCCTGGGTGCTCAGTGTCGGCAACATTCCGCAATTGGTGACCGGTGCTTTGCTGGGGGCGTGCGATGTCGTGGTCGGCGGGTTCGAGGGGACTCTGAGCCCGGAGGCGATGGCCGTCCTGCGATTGGTGGTCGTGCTGCTCGTGGTCAACATACTCCTGCTGTGCGTGGGTGCTTTCGTCGACGCGGGACCCGCGCTCTTGATCGTCGTCCCCATCCTCAAGCCGATCGGTGTGGAACTGGGTATCGATCCGGTGCACTTCGGCGTGATCATCGTCTCGAATCTCGTGCTGGGACTCGTGACGCCGCCCGTGGGGACCACTCTGTTCGTGGCGAGCGGTGTGGGTGGCGTCAGCCTTGCGCGGATCATACCGCACGCTCTGCGATTCCTGCCGGCGATGTTCGTCGTTCAAATGCTCATCACGTTTGTTCCTCGGATCAGCACGTTCCTTCCGGGAGTGCTCGGCCGGTGA
- a CDS encoding sugar phosphate isomerase/epimerase encodes MPRLHSRRSFITTCAAVSSAWAVFARPTGSEPTTTRGASTGTFGSRIHVFAKPFHAYSYEETADLLAQAGYQGIDFTVRPGGHVEPDRVREDLPRAVAAARAAGLRVDMITTAITRADAGARMLLGTAADLGISVYRLGNFRYEPEGDPWQKLREIQPHLFELARLNERLGIHGGFQNHSGTWRVGAAGWDLHELLRDHDPRWLGCQFDIRHATAVLGTSWPVVFAVLAPWIHSIDIKDFRWIQRPGSQEVEDVPLGEGIVDLAGFLRRMHAGGLDVVWSLHLEYPPFEHAPLPHGPELRALHLEGLRRDHAKLSELVANATT; translated from the coding sequence GTGCCCAGACTTCACTCCCGCCGATCCTTCATCACCACGTGTGCGGCCGTTTCGTCCGCTTGGGCCGTCTTCGCGCGGCCGACCGGCTCCGAGCCGACAACGACACGAGGAGCGAGCACAGGCACGTTCGGAAGCCGCATCCACGTCTTCGCAAAACCGTTCCATGCCTACTCCTACGAGGAGACGGCCGATCTCTTGGCGCAGGCGGGTTACCAAGGCATCGACTTCACGGTACGCCCGGGTGGCCACGTCGAACCGGACAGAGTACGCGAAGATCTTCCCCGCGCCGTAGCCGCCGCGCGGGCCGCAGGTCTACGCGTGGACATGATCACGACCGCGATCACGCGGGCGGATGCCGGTGCGCGTATGCTGCTCGGCACCGCCGCCGACCTCGGCATCTCCGTCTACCGCCTCGGCAACTTCCGTTACGAACCGGAAGGCGACCCGTGGCAAAAGTTGCGCGAGATCCAGCCACACCTGTTCGAACTCGCACGTCTCAACGAACGCCTGGGCATACACGGTGGTTTTCAAAACCACAGCGGCACTTGGCGCGTCGGCGCGGCCGGATGGGATCTCCACGAACTCCTGCGCGATCACGACCCGCGGTGGCTGGGTTGCCAGTTCGACATTCGCCACGCCACTGCCGTCCTCGGCACCTCTTGGCCGGTCGTGTTCGCCGTCCTGGCTCCGTGGATACATTCGATCGACATCAAGGACTTCCGCTGGATCCAACGTCCCGGATCGCAGGAAGTCGAGGACGTGCCGCTCGGCGAAGGAATCGTCGATCTCGCTGGATTTCTCCGACGCATGCACGCGGGCGGGCTCGATGTGGTGTGGTCGCTGCATCTCGAGTATCCGCCTTTCGAGCACGCACCGCTCCCGCACGGACCGGAGTTGCGAGCCCTACACTTGGAAGGATTGCGCCGGGATCACGCGAAGTTGTCCGAGCTGGTGGCGAACGCCACGACCTGA